The Candidatus Bathyarchaeota archaeon genomic interval TCTCCATGTCTGGTGTATCACACCCAGCAAAATGTGTTGCATGAGTGGGCATGTCGTGGTAGATGGAGATGTTGATAGGAGGATGATTCTTGTGAAGATCATGGACATCTTAAAGAGTGAGTTTGGAATAGACCACGTAACCATCCAACTTGAGGATGAAGGTTATCCGAAGGCTGCTGGTGAGCATTAGAAATATTATTTTTGGCGTGTTTCCGCATCCACCTGATCAAATACGTGCAGCTCGCGAAACCATTCTTTCGACATATCCTCAGGTTATCATGTACGACCCAGATTTGCCCGGACTCCGCAGGGGAACGGCTGGCCAAAACGGAG includes:
- a CDS encoding cation transporter; amino-acid sequence: LHVWCITPSKMCCMSGHVVVDGDVDRRMILVKIMDILKSEFGIDHVTIQLEDEGYPKAAGEH